The Thermoproteales archaeon genome segment GTACATTTCTCAAATAAGCCCGTTCCACCATGTCTTGTTATGCTTGATTTTAAACTACGGGGTAAATATTTAGATCTCATATCCGTTTGGAGGCTCGATTACATAGACACGAGAGCTTACGGCAACTGGATTGCATTAGCTATGTTATTGAGGGAAATTTGTTTAAAAACTCGATACGAACCAGGGCATTTGACAATTATAGCTAATAAAGCTTTGATACAAGATAAATCCAGTACAAAGTTTCTGCTAGAACGTTTAAAAAGCATGCCCTTAATAGATTAACACATTTATATTCTGCTTCTATTTTACCTGGAGATACTTTATGGAGGCAAATATCGTTGTAAGAATTGGTAAAAAAGGCATCACAGACGAACTAGTTGCAGAACTAGATAGTGTTTTGAAAAAGCATGGAATGGTTAAAGTAAAGCTATTAAAAAATTTTAGAGAAATTCATGGAATTGACCGTGAAGAAGTTGCCCAAATACTCGCCGAAAAGCTAAAAGCGAAAATAATTGAGATTAGAGGCTTTACGATAACACTAAAAAGAACTAAGACAAAAATTCTTGAAAAGAGAAAATAAACTATCTGACAATAGGTAAAAAGGTTAGCTTAAAGGTCATAATCTCAA includes the following:
- a CDS encoding YhbY family RNA-binding protein; this encodes MEANIVVRIGKKGITDELVAELDSVLKKHGMVKVKLLKNFREIHGIDREEVAQILAEKLKAKIIEIRGFTITLKRTKTKILEKRK